One part of the Bacillus sp. FJAT-27916 genome encodes these proteins:
- a CDS encoding acetoin reductase — MSETKRVAIVTGAESGIGRGIAHRLAKDGFTVVVNDVNIDKAKEVEQEILQTSGTHMAMAVQGDVSKREDVFSLVEQTVKAFGCVDVYVSNAGIAQVNPIFDITPEELEKIFSINVFGTVYGLQAAGEQMKKQGGGKIINAASIAAHKGASLLSAYSATKFAIRGLTQSAAQEFAPYGITVNAYCPGIVGTDMWDYLDEKLAPYMKVDKGGAFKAFVDGIALGRSETPEDVASFVSYLASSDSDYMTGQSVIIDGGMTYS, encoded by the coding sequence ATGTCTGAAACAAAACGTGTAGCGATTGTAACAGGAGCTGAATCTGGAATTGGAAGGGGAATTGCTCACCGTCTGGCGAAGGATGGGTTCACCGTTGTCGTAAATGATGTAAATATCGATAAAGCGAAAGAGGTTGAGCAGGAAATTCTTCAAACAAGCGGAACCCATATGGCCATGGCAGTTCAAGGGGATGTCAGTAAGCGTGAAGACGTTTTTTCCCTTGTTGAGCAGACGGTTAAAGCTTTTGGATGTGTGGATGTTTATGTATCCAATGCGGGTATTGCCCAAGTGAATCCGATCTTTGATATCACGCCTGAAGAACTTGAAAAAATCTTCAGCATCAATGTCTTTGGAACGGTTTACGGCTTGCAGGCAGCCGGCGAACAGATGAAGAAACAAGGCGGTGGCAAAATCATTAATGCCGCAAGTATTGCCGCACATAAAGGTGCAAGCTTGCTCAGCGCTTATTCAGCAACGAAATTCGCCATTCGCGGATTGACCCAATCAGCTGCCCAGGAATTCGCACCTTATGGTATTACGGTTAATGCGTATTGCCCAGGTATCGTCGGCACGGATATGTGGGATTATCTTGATGAAAAATTGGCACCGTACATGAAAGTGGATAAAGGAGGAGCCTTCAAGGCCTTTGTCGATGGCATTGCACTCGGAAGATCTGAAACACCAGAGGATGTAGCGTCCTTTGTCTCTTACCTAGCCTCATCTGATTCAGATTATATGACTGGTCAATCTGTCATCATTGATGGTGGAATGACTTATAGCTAA
- a CDS encoding carbohydrate ABC transporter permease → MNLPKANTVTNGVKERKKRYRSEARKDMFSAYLYIAPFFIIFAIIGLYPVLFSFYLAFQKWNGLSPMVSVGLDNFKLVLTDPLFWKSVYNTIVMGIMGTAPQIVFGILFAYLLNMAFLRFKNFFRVTIFMPYITSMVAVALIFSVLFSNHESSLANYVLSLAGLDPVSWASSEWGTKIAISIMVFWRWVGYNTIIYLAGIQSISNDLYEAATIDGASKFQQLRYITIPLLKPFIILTVFTSTVGALQLFSEPTVFLGTGAFTRDEAMTIVMYLYRDAFRLQSFGTASATAIILLIIISAFAAINVYLTSGIGRKRRGER, encoded by the coding sequence ATGAATCTGCCAAAAGCAAATACGGTCACAAATGGGGTCAAGGAGAGAAAGAAGCGGTATCGATCGGAAGCAAGAAAAGATATGTTTTCTGCTTATCTATACATTGCTCCTTTCTTTATTATCTTTGCCATTATTGGGTTGTATCCCGTTTTATTTAGTTTTTATTTAGCCTTTCAAAAATGGAATGGGCTTAGTCCGATGGTCTCTGTAGGATTGGATAATTTCAAGCTTGTCCTAACCGATCCCCTATTCTGGAAATCGGTTTACAATACGATTGTTATGGGAATTATGGGGACCGCTCCTCAAATTGTATTCGGTATCCTTTTTGCCTACTTGTTGAATATGGCGTTTCTGCGATTTAAGAACTTCTTCAGAGTCACCATATTTATGCCCTACATTACTTCAATGGTGGCAGTAGCCCTCATTTTCAGTGTGCTGTTCAGCAACCACGAATCCTCCTTAGCCAATTATGTATTATCACTGGCCGGACTTGATCCGGTAAGCTGGGCAAGTTCAGAATGGGGTACGAAAATTGCCATTTCCATTATGGTATTTTGGCGATGGGTCGGCTATAACACCATCATTTATCTTGCGGGGATTCAAAGTATCTCCAATGATTTGTATGAGGCGGCCACCATTGATGGTGCAAGCAAATTCCAGCAGCTCCGGTACATAACCATTCCTTTGCTGAAGCCGTTTATTATCTTGACGGTGTTTACATCTACCGTGGGAGCACTCCAGTTATTTTCTGAACCAACTGTCTTCTTAGGTACAGGCGCTTTTACCAGGGATGAAGCGATGACAATTGTGATGTACTTATATCGTGATGCGTTTAGATTACAATCCTTTGGAACGGCCTCTGCAACAGCCATTATTTTATTGATTATCATCTCAGCGTTTGCGGCAATCAATGTTTACTTAACATCTGGTATTGGAAGAAAAAGGAGGGGTGAACGATGA
- a CDS encoding TerC family protein: MEIFGLSVVVLVKIIVIDIVMSGDNAVVIAMAARNLPKELQNKAIFWGTFGAIVLRLLFAAIVVALLDIPYLTLIGGLMLLWISIKLLLPENEQHQEGGKTVWSAVKTIILADAVMSLDNVLALAGASDGHFGAIVLGVIVSIPIIVFGSRLILNAMNKYPIIVYIGAGILAWTAGEMIVSEEKLAAIIPANAHLIIQVILTILTLGIGYFLAKRSIPNTPNEG; the protein is encoded by the coding sequence ATGGAAATATTCGGGCTGTCGGTGGTTGTCCTAGTAAAGATCATCGTCATTGATATTGTCATGAGCGGCGATAATGCGGTGGTCATTGCTATGGCCGCTCGCAATCTGCCGAAAGAGCTGCAAAACAAGGCGATTTTCTGGGGAACCTTTGGGGCAATTGTACTGCGCCTTCTATTCGCTGCTATTGTCGTCGCTTTATTAGACATTCCTTACTTGACGCTAATCGGCGGGTTGATGCTTCTTTGGATTTCCATCAAGCTGTTATTGCCGGAGAACGAACAACATCAGGAGGGCGGAAAGACTGTCTGGTCTGCTGTTAAAACCATTATTCTGGCTGATGCCGTAATGTCTTTAGATAATGTGTTGGCATTGGCAGGGGCCTCTGACGGTCATTTTGGTGCCATTGTGCTGGGTGTCATTGTCAGCATTCCGATTATTGTGTTCGGAAGCAGACTCATTTTGAATGCCATGAATAAATACCCAATTATCGTCTATATTGGGGCAGGAATCCTTGCATGGACAGCGGGGGAGATGATTGTCAGCGAAGAAAAATTGGCTGCCATCATTCCAGCAAATGCCCATCTGATTATTCAAGTCATCTTGACGATACTGACACTCGGCATTGGATACTTCCTAGCGAAGCGATCGATCCCTAATACACCAAACGAAGGATGA
- a CDS encoding LacI family DNA-binding transcriptional regulator — translation MNLTIKDIAQMANVSQGTVSKVINNYEGVSEKTKKKVMDIIHQSGFEPNFSARSLATKKSNLIGLIYAGRINVDMTHPYFNEVISSFKKNMGLLGYDIIMFSNEKFHTDNGSYLARCRHFNVDGCLIIAGEEVEESTYDLALEGLPCIGIDIELKGPKASYIMTDNVGLARKVVEYLYLHAIKKIGFIGGKFDSPVSKFRKQGFLDAMNQFGLEICEDWIQYGDFHEESGYVAMKRILQSNQLPEAVFSTSDMMALGALQAIKEAGLTCPQDIRLIGCDDIAACRYSSPKLTTVKQDKEKFGKLSAYMLDDLINDRSQLKPVFIDSEIIIRESC, via the coding sequence ATGAATTTAACGATTAAAGACATTGCACAAATGGCCAATGTGTCACAAGGTACTGTTTCAAAGGTGATCAATAATTATGAGGGAGTTAGTGAAAAAACCAAAAAGAAAGTGATGGATATTATTCATCAAAGCGGCTTTGAGCCCAACTTCTCTGCAAGGTCGCTCGCAACAAAAAAGTCAAATTTGATTGGGCTAATCTATGCAGGAAGGATTAATGTAGATATGACCCACCCATATTTTAATGAAGTTATCTCTTCCTTTAAGAAAAATATGGGGCTGCTTGGATATGATATTATCATGTTTTCGAACGAAAAGTTTCATACGGATAATGGCAGTTATTTAGCAAGATGCCGTCATTTCAATGTGGATGGGTGCTTAATTATCGCAGGAGAAGAGGTTGAGGAATCGACCTATGATCTCGCCTTAGAGGGACTGCCATGCATCGGAATCGATATTGAGCTAAAAGGGCCAAAGGCAAGCTATATCATGACAGATAATGTAGGACTGGCAAGAAAAGTGGTTGAATATCTCTACCTGCACGCCATCAAAAAAATCGGTTTTATTGGCGGTAAATTTGATTCACCCGTGTCTAAATTTCGGAAGCAAGGTTTCTTAGATGCGATGAATCAATTTGGATTGGAGATTTGCGAGGATTGGATACAATATGGAGATTTTCATGAGGAAAGCGGCTATGTGGCGATGAAGCGAATTCTTCAAAGCAACCAGCTGCCTGAGGCTGTTTTCTCTACGTCGGATATGATGGCACTTGGGGCATTGCAAGCGATTAAAGAGGCTGGATTAACCTGCCCTCAAGATATCCGGTTAATTGGCTGTGATGATATTGCCGCCTGTCGGTATAGTTCTCCTAAACTAACGACAGTGAAACAGGATAAAGAGAAATTTGGTAAGTTATCCGCCTATATGCTTGATGATTTAATTAATGACCGATCCCAACTAAAACCGGTCTTTATAGACTCAGAAATAATTATCAGAGAATCGTGTTAA
- a CDS encoding carbohydrate ABC transporter permease, protein MKRTEKRRKFSGGRFFVYLLLGITSLLSLFPFYWMFVMATRPSSAFNSIPPTITPGNMLVENFQKVLNSIDFFGSMWNSFVICAIVTIVVLLISSLAGYAFAKFTFPGKNIFFVAILLTMIIPPQLGLIPQYFLISKAGLLDTLPGVMVLFFLNPLGIFLMRQYISKSVPDELIEAAKLDGCSNFRIYRSIVVPIILPAFATLGIIVFTAVWGEFLWQFTVLRDPENYTIQVALAQLSNTRDVDFGMIMSGVFWATVPLLVVFLLFNKLFISSITEGSVK, encoded by the coding sequence ATGAAACGAACAGAAAAGAGGAGGAAATTCTCAGGCGGAAGATTCTTTGTCTATCTCTTATTGGGTATTACCTCCTTGTTATCTTTATTTCCATTTTATTGGATGTTTGTTATGGCAACGAGACCGAGTTCAGCCTTTAACTCCATTCCTCCAACTATAACACCAGGGAATATGCTCGTCGAAAATTTCCAAAAGGTATTGAATTCCATTGATTTCTTTGGGTCTATGTGGAACTCCTTTGTCATTTGTGCCATTGTCACAATCGTTGTTCTGCTCATTAGTTCACTGGCTGGATATGCATTTGCGAAATTCACCTTCCCAGGGAAAAACATTTTCTTTGTCGCCATTTTGTTAACAATGATTATCCCTCCGCAATTAGGGTTAATTCCTCAATATTTCCTGATATCGAAAGCAGGATTGCTTGATACATTACCAGGTGTTATGGTGCTGTTCTTTTTAAACCCTTTAGGCATCTTTCTGATGAGGCAATATATCAGTAAATCGGTTCCTGATGAGCTGATTGAAGCGGCGAAATTGGACGGATGCTCCAATTTTAGAATTTATCGCAGTATTGTCGTACCGATTATTCTGCCGGCATTTGCGACACTTGGGATTATTGTTTTCACCGCCGTATGGGGAGAATTCCTCTGGCAGTTTACTGTATTAAGAGATCCGGAGAATTACACCATTCAAGTGGCATTAGCTCAATTAAGCAATACGCGGGATGTGGACTTTGGGATGATCATGTCAGGGGTATTCTGGGCAACTGTTCCGTTGTTAGTCGTGTTCTTACTGTTTAATAAGTTGTTTATTTCGAGCATTACAGAAGGATCTGTGAAATAA
- a CDS encoding ABC transporter substrate-binding protein, with the protein MIRLKKLAALGLTTALALSLAACKDNDESSAANGKNGDVTLDFWTFGATNYDELAKEYEKENPGVKIKVRSAETAEHHDALFTALSAGSGAPDITMLEIDQLDRFKAAQDRFENLYDLGAKDIKDQYLDWKWKTGENDSGDFLIGLPTDIGPKALYYRADLFEEAGLPTEPEKVSALINSPEAFEKAGLQVKEKTGKVFIDSIEMAFRAYLDGAETTFLNSKGELLIEEKGNAVKDAYDYAVKLNEMGIVGKFEMWSPEWANAVNKGDFAAELGAGWLKGWMEGNAQEASGKWRVATLPSEFAANWGGSFISIPSETKNAEEAYKFTAWLVSPENQLKSFQDKGLFPSAQSVYEMDDFKNNKDEFFGGQSTAPVFAEAAQDINGAVYKGEKYFPIYSEVLNALKNVQNNGTDPEKEWKEAIKRSKALLSR; encoded by the coding sequence GTGATACGTTTAAAAAAATTGGCTGCGCTTGGTCTGACAACGGCTTTGGCTTTGTCATTGGCGGCATGTAAGGACAATGATGAATCTTCTGCTGCAAATGGGAAAAACGGCGATGTGACATTGGATTTTTGGACATTTGGTGCAACGAACTATGATGAACTAGCGAAGGAATATGAAAAAGAAAATCCTGGTGTGAAGATTAAAGTAAGGTCAGCGGAGACAGCTGAGCATCATGATGCCTTATTTACAGCATTATCTGCCGGCAGCGGAGCACCGGACATTACCATGCTTGAAATTGACCAGCTAGACCGGTTTAAGGCAGCCCAGGACCGTTTTGAAAACTTATATGATCTTGGCGCAAAGGATATTAAAGATCAATACTTGGATTGGAAATGGAAAACAGGGGAGAACGATAGTGGTGACTTCTTAATCGGTTTGCCGACTGATATTGGACCAAAGGCCTTGTATTATCGAGCCGATCTATTTGAAGAAGCAGGCTTGCCGACTGAACCAGAAAAGGTATCTGCCTTAATCAATTCACCTGAAGCTTTTGAAAAAGCAGGACTTCAAGTGAAAGAAAAAACAGGAAAGGTATTTATCGATAGTATTGAAATGGCATTCAGGGCCTATTTGGATGGCGCTGAAACAACATTCCTTAATTCCAAAGGGGAGTTGTTGATTGAAGAGAAGGGCAATGCCGTTAAAGATGCCTATGATTATGCGGTGAAACTAAATGAAATGGGTATTGTCGGCAAATTTGAAATGTGGTCGCCGGAGTGGGCGAATGCCGTGAATAAAGGGGATTTTGCTGCTGAACTAGGCGCCGGATGGTTAAAGGGCTGGATGGAAGGCAATGCCCAGGAGGCATCAGGTAAATGGAGAGTGGCGACATTGCCATCAGAATTTGCCGCAAACTGGGGAGGCTCTTTCATCTCCATACCAAGTGAAACAAAAAATGCTGAGGAAGCTTATAAATTTACAGCATGGTTAGTCTCACCAGAAAACCAGCTGAAATCCTTCCAAGACAAGGGTCTTTTCCCATCTGCCCAATCGGTCTATGAAATGGATGACTTCAAGAATAACAAAGATGAATTCTTTGGTGGACAATCAACCGCACCAGTATTTGCAGAAGCGGCTCAGGATATTAATGGGGCTGTCTACAAAGGGGAGAAATACTTCCCAATCTATTCCGAAGTATTAAATGCCTTAAAGAACGTTCAAAACAATGGAACGGACCCTGAGAAAGAGTGGAAAGAGGCAATTAAGCGCTCCAAGGCATTATTAAGTCGGTAG